From a region of the Cucumis sativus cultivar 9930 chromosome 6, Cucumber_9930_V3, whole genome shotgun sequence genome:
- the LOC101223172 gene encoding uncharacterized protein LOC101223172 isoform X1: MSLACCIPVAEGVYCIACARWLWLKFLYNAGHESENWSLATTEEFEPIPRYCRLILSVYEDDLRNPLWAPPGGYGINPDWVLLRKDYEETLGRVSPYMIYLDHDHGDVVLGVRGLNLAKESDYAVLLDNKLGQTKLCGGYVHNGLLKAAVWIFESECEVLRELVEKNPGYTLTFVGHSLGAGVVSLLTIVALQKQDRLGNIERKRIRCFAIAPPRCMSLNLAVRYADVINSVVLQDDFLPRTTTALEDVFKSLVCLPCLLCVMCLKDTCTMEEKMLKDPRRLYAPGRLYHIVERKPFRIGRFPPVVKTAVPVDKRFEHLVLSCNATSDHAIIWIERESQKALDIMMENDKALEIPVQQRMQRQASVERGHGEEYKAALERAAALEIPDENLPLSYGTFSELEEGENSSQSIKDISVASSTKQRDSWDKFIKRFFDEDQSGRMVFKKS, from the exons ATGTCACTGGCCTGTTGTATTCCGGTCGCTGAAGGTGTCTACTGTATAGCATGTGCTCGTTGGTTGTGGTTGAAGTTTCTTTATAATGCTGGCCATGAAAGTGAAAACTGGAGCCTGGCCACTACTGAGGAATTCGAACCTATCCCTCGATATTGTCGACTAATCCTATCTGTATATGAAGATGATCTTCGGAACCCACTTTGGGCTCCTCCAGGTGGTTATGGCATTAATCCCGATTGGGTATTACTACGGAAGGATTATGAAGAAACTCTTGGTCGTGTTTCCCCATATATGATTTACCTTGATCATGATCATGGTGATGTAGTCTTGGGAGTTAGAGGACTTAACCTGGCAAAAGAAAGTGATTATGCAGTTCTGCTGGATAACAAACTTGGACAGACAAAGCTCTGTGGTGGGTATGTACACAATGGTCTTTTGAAGGCAGCTGTATGGATTTTTGAATCAGAATGTGAAGTGTTAAGAGAACTGGTTGAAAAGAATCCGGGTTACACCTTGACATTTGTTGGGCATTCCCTAGGGGCTGGAGTAGTGTCATTATTGACAATAGTTGCACTGCAGAAACAGGATAGATTGGGGAACATTGAGAGGAAGAGGATCAGATGCTTTGCTATTGCTCCTCCTCGGTGTATGTCACTAAATTTGGCAGTGAGATATGCAGATGTGATCAATTCTGTAGTACTCCAG GATGATTTCTTGCCTCGGACCACTACAGCTTTGGAGGATGTATTCAAATCTCTTGTCTG CCTACCATGTTTATTATGCGTGATGTGCTTGAAGGATACATGCACGATGGAGGAGAAGATGCTTAAAGATCCAAGACGGCTGTATGCTCCTGGTCGTCTTTATCACATTGTTGAGCGAAAACCCTTTAG GATTGGAAGATTTCCTCCAGTTGTAAAGACAGCAGTGCCTGTAGACAAGAGGTTTGAGCATTTAGTCCTTTCATGCAATGCTACTTCAGACCATGCTATTATCTGGATAGAGAGAGAGTCCCAGAAGGCTCTTGAT ATCATGATGGAGAATGATAAAGCCTTAGAAATCCCAGTGCAGCAGAGGATGCAACGGCAAGCTTCGGTAGAACGAGGACATGGTGAAGAGTACAAGGCAGCCCTCGAGCGAGCTGCCGCATTGGAAATCCCTGATGAAAACTTACCACTCTCCTATGGAACATTCAGTGAATTGGAAGAAGGTGAGAATTCTAGCCAATCAATCAAAGACATATCGGTAGCATCATCAACCAAACAAAGGGATAGTTGGGATAAATTCATAAAACGGTTTTTCGATGAGGATCAGTCTGGTCGAATGGTGTTCAAAAAGTCGTAA
- the LOC101202904 gene encoding riboflavin biosynthesis protein PYRD, chloroplastic — MALNSLSFFWNATPKLTPPTTLNDVHSPLIYYRNHNDKFRLCDCSRSRVSSSVQWIVKSGSCRGGHSVRCVNVIQGVHCDVDDEVYMRRSLEIARKAIGHTSPNPMVGCVIVKNGEIVGEGFHPKAGQPHAEVFALREAGSLAENATAYVTLEPCNHYGRTPPCTEALIKAKVKRVVVGMVDPNPIVASKGVQRLRDAGIDVTVSIEEDSCKKLNEAYIHQILTGKPLLTLRYTLSLNGCFLDQVGKGAAEAGGYYSQLLQEYNAVIISPPSSSEEFEIPSSNEHGAKQPLWIILSSPDGLITVPRITDPTTKVVIFTNKEVVVSEREIETVVLDQLNMNNILNYCQSQGLNSVMWDVRAKLGVHEELIKEGIEEKLLQKVVVEVLPQWSESQSETWFKSMAENLKLKCLEPRMCGPSVVLEANL; from the exons ATGGCTCTCAATTCCCTCTCCTTCTTCTG GAATGCAACTCCAAAATTGACCCCACCTACAACTCTTAATGATGTTCATTCGCCATTAATCTACTATCGCAATCACAACGATAAATTCAGGCTCTGCGACTGCTCTAGATCTAGGGTTTCCAGTTCAGTGCAATGGATTGTTAAATCAGGAAGTTGTAGGGGAGGGCATTCGGTTAGATGTGTTAATGTGATACAAGGCGTTCATTGTGATGTTGATGATGAAGTTTACATGAGGAGGTCTTTGGAGATTGCAAGGAAGGCAATTGGGCATACAAGTCCTAATCCCATGGTGGGATGTGTGATTGTGAAAAATGGGGAAATTGTTGGTGAAGGCTTTCATCCTAAAGCAGGGCAGCCTCATGCTGAG GTATTTGCTCTGAGGGAAGCTGGGAGTTTGGCAGAGAATGCAACGGCATATGTGACTTTAGAACCATGCAATCACTATGGTAGAACTCCACCGTGTACAGAGGCTCTAATAAAAGCCAAAGTGAAGAGGGTGGTGGTCGGCATGGTGGATCCCAATCCAATTGTTGCTTCCAAGGGCGTGCAACGACTAAGAGATGCAGGAATTGATGTGACTGTCAGCATAGAAGAAGATTCCTGCAAAAAGCTTAATGAAGCATATATTCACCAAATCTTGACTGGGAAGCCTCTTCTCACCCTAAG GTACACCCTCTCTTTAAACGGTTGCTTCCTAGATCAGGTTGGGAAAGGAGCTGCAGAAGCTGGTGGCTACTATTCTCAACTATTACAAGAGTACAATGCTGTTATAATTTCTCCTCCCTCATCATCTGAGGAGTTCGAAATTCCTTCCTCCAATGAACATGGAGCCAAGCAACCCCTTTGGATCATTCTATCAAGTCCCGATGGTTTGATAACTGTTCCTCGCATTACTGACCCAACTACGAAAGTAGTAATCTTCACAAACAAAGAAGTAGTAGTGAGcgagagagagattgaaacGGTAGTTCTGGACCAATTAAATAtgaacaacattttaaattactgCCAGAGCCAAGGACTAAACAGTGTAATGTGGGATGTGAGAGCAAAGTTGGGAGTTCATGAAGAACTAATAAAAGAGGGAATTGAGGAGAAATTGTTGCAAAAAGTAGTAGTGGAAGTGTTGCCACAATGGAGTGAGAGCCAGAGTGAAACTTGGTTCAAGAGTATGgctgaaaatttgaagttgaagtGTTTGGAGCCCAGGATGTGTGGACCTAGTGTTGTATTGGAAGCCAATCTCTAG
- the LOC101223172 gene encoding uncharacterized protein LOC101223172 isoform X2, protein MSLACCIPVAEGVYCIACARWLWLKFLYNAGHESENWSLATTEEFEPIPRYCRLILSVYEDDLRNPLWAPPGGYGINPDWVLLRKDYEETLGRVSPYMIYLDHDHGDVVLGVRGLNLAKESDYAVLLDNKLGQTKLCGGYVHNGLLKAAVWIFESECEVLRELVEKNPGYTLTFVGHSLGAGVVSLLTIVALQKQDRLGNIERKRIRCFAIAPPRCMSLNLAVRYADVINSVVLQDDFLPRTTTALEDVFKSLVWIGRFPPVVKTAVPVDKRFEHLVLSCNATSDHAIIWIERESQKALDIMMENDKALEIPVQQRMQRQASVERGHGEEYKAALERAAALEIPDENLPLSYGTFSELEEGENSSQSIKDISVASSTKQRDSWDKFIKRFFDEDQSGRMVFKKS, encoded by the exons ATGTCACTGGCCTGTTGTATTCCGGTCGCTGAAGGTGTCTACTGTATAGCATGTGCTCGTTGGTTGTGGTTGAAGTTTCTTTATAATGCTGGCCATGAAAGTGAAAACTGGAGCCTGGCCACTACTGAGGAATTCGAACCTATCCCTCGATATTGTCGACTAATCCTATCTGTATATGAAGATGATCTTCGGAACCCACTTTGGGCTCCTCCAGGTGGTTATGGCATTAATCCCGATTGGGTATTACTACGGAAGGATTATGAAGAAACTCTTGGTCGTGTTTCCCCATATATGATTTACCTTGATCATGATCATGGTGATGTAGTCTTGGGAGTTAGAGGACTTAACCTGGCAAAAGAAAGTGATTATGCAGTTCTGCTGGATAACAAACTTGGACAGACAAAGCTCTGTGGTGGGTATGTACACAATGGTCTTTTGAAGGCAGCTGTATGGATTTTTGAATCAGAATGTGAAGTGTTAAGAGAACTGGTTGAAAAGAATCCGGGTTACACCTTGACATTTGTTGGGCATTCCCTAGGGGCTGGAGTAGTGTCATTATTGACAATAGTTGCACTGCAGAAACAGGATAGATTGGGGAACATTGAGAGGAAGAGGATCAGATGCTTTGCTATTGCTCCTCCTCGGTGTATGTCACTAAATTTGGCAGTGAGATATGCAGATGTGATCAATTCTGTAGTACTCCAG GATGATTTCTTGCCTCGGACCACTACAGCTTTGGAGGATGTATTCAAATCTCTTGTCTG GATTGGAAGATTTCCTCCAGTTGTAAAGACAGCAGTGCCTGTAGACAAGAGGTTTGAGCATTTAGTCCTTTCATGCAATGCTACTTCAGACCATGCTATTATCTGGATAGAGAGAGAGTCCCAGAAGGCTCTTGAT ATCATGATGGAGAATGATAAAGCCTTAGAAATCCCAGTGCAGCAGAGGATGCAACGGCAAGCTTCGGTAGAACGAGGACATGGTGAAGAGTACAAGGCAGCCCTCGAGCGAGCTGCCGCATTGGAAATCCCTGATGAAAACTTACCACTCTCCTATGGAACATTCAGTGAATTGGAAGAAGGTGAGAATTCTAGCCAATCAATCAAAGACATATCGGTAGCATCATCAACCAAACAAAGGGATAGTTGGGATAAATTCATAAAACGGTTTTTCGATGAGGATCAGTCTGGTCGAATGGTGTTCAAAAAGTCGTAA
- the LOC101203384 gene encoding uncharacterized protein LOC101203384 → MEETKATTAPSQTLPPLPPKLKKRPFDRNAYIQFTKMRTVIRDLRPHFLEVIKTPDFRNCKAATEIRERIKVLQDVYTMMMAATSETLYIEKTSSNVLDGLAREQHHDGNLGDKSSTKSYESNNPSSNAPEKQRANDGQISGSYVVGGSAFGWNFIAFTGTEPVYYGITKEVFREKNPIDSSES, encoded by the exons ATGGAGGAAACCAAAGCAACCACAGCTCCATCTCAGACATTGCCTCCTCTTCCTCCCAAACTTAAGAAGCGCCCATTTGACAGAAATGCTTACATCCAATTTACAAAGATGCGCACCGTTATTAGAGATCTTCGACCTCATTTTCTCGAG GTTATCAAGACCCCTGACTTTCGCAATTGCAAGGCAGCTACTGAAATTCGAGAGA GAATAAAGGTTCTACAGGACGTGTATACAATGATGATGGCAGCAACTTCAGAAACTCTTTACATTGAGAAGACCAGTAGTAATGTGCTCGATGGTCTGGCTCGAGAACAACACCATGATGGTAATCTAGGGGACAAGTCATCTACAAAATCATATGAAAGTAATAACCCTTCAAGTAACGCCCCAGAAAAGCAGCGTGCGAATGATGGCCAGATATCTGGATCTTACGTTGTTGGTGGATCGGCATTTGGCTGGAATTTTATTGCCTTCACAGGTACTGAACCGGTATACTATGGAATTACGAAGGAAGTATTTCGAGAAAAGAATCCCATTGATTCATCTGAAtcatga
- the LOC101203138 gene encoding AT-hook motif nuclear-localized protein 9: MDRRDPMALSGSQSFYMQRGISNSGSGAQGLRSSTNPNVAFQTNTGGNNVGSGLPMDPNSGISPYGGNVGAQSGGVVASEPVKRKRGRPRKYGTEGTVSLALSPSPSAVNPATVASSPKRGRGRPPGSGKKQQLASLCETLSGSAGMGFTPHVITIGIGEDVAAKIMSFSQQGPRVVCILSANGAVSTVTLRQPSTSGGTVTYEGRFEIICLSGSYALGEIAGSRNRTGGLSVSLASPDGRVIGGGVGGALVAATPVQVIVGSFMWGSSKSKYKKREAIEGVIDSDHQSVDHAVAIASVQQNQNLTPTSSVSMWPSSQSLDMRNAHIDIDLMRG; this comes from the exons ATGGATCGAAGGGATCCGATGGCGTTATCGGGGTCGCAATCGTTTTATATGCAGAGGGGAATTAGCAACTCTGGGTCTGGAGCACAGGGTTTGCGTTCCTCTACTAACCCAAATGTGGCATTTCAAACCAACACTGGAGGGAACAATGTTGGATCAGGGTTGCCAATGGACCCTAACTCTGGTATTTCACCTTATGGTGGCAATGTAGGCGCTCAATCTGGTGGAGTGGTTGCCAGCGAGCCCGTGAAACGCAAGCGAGGCCGCCCACGCAAGTATGGAACTGAAGGGACTGTCTCTTTGGCACTCTCTCCCTCCCCTTCTGCTGTAAATCCAGCCACTGTAGCTTCTTCCCCAAAGCGTGGAAGGGGACGGCCTCCCGGCTCTGGAAAGAAGCAACAATTGGCTTCTCttt gTGAAACACTTTCTGGGTCAGCTGGCATGGGTTTTACTCCACATGTTATCACCATTGGAATAGGAGAA GATGTTGCTGCCAAGATCATGTCATTTTCACAGCAGGGACCAAGAGTTGTATGCATCTTGTCAGCAAATGGTGCTGTTTCCACTGTTACTCTTCGTCAGCCTTCAACTTCAGGAGGCACAGTTACATATGAG GGGCGTTTTGAGATAATATGTCTGTCGGGCTCTTATGCTCTTGGTGAAATTGCTGGTTCTAGGAACCGCACTGGTGGTCTTAGTGTCTCCCTTGCTAGCCCTGATGGGCGTGTTATTGGCGGTGGGGTAGGAGGAGCACTTGTTGCAGCAACCCCAGTTCAG GTGATAGTAGGAAGCTTCATGTGGGGTAGTTCGAAATCAAAGTACAAGAAGAGGGAAGCTATTGAAGGTGTGATTGACTCGGATCATCAGTCTGTAGATCATGCAGTTGCAATCGCGAGTGTGCAGCAGAATCAGAATCTGACTCCAACATCCTCAGTTAGTATGTGGCCATCCTCACAGTCTCTGGATATGCGTAATGCTCACATTGACATTGATCTGATGCGCGGTTGA